ATCGCGGCTTTTGTCATCGCCGCATTCTTTATGATGTCGCGCATTCTCGCGTCGCCCTTTGGTGCCGTCATCGAGGCTGTGCGGGAGAACGAGATGCGTGCCCGCGCGTCCGGTTATGACGTCACCAAGACCCGACTGCTGACCTTCGTTTTATCGGGCGGCTTCTGCGGCCTCGCGGGCGCCTTGCAGGCCTTGCATCTGTCGATCGTTCCGATCGAGATCCTGCATTATGAGACCTCGGGCCTGGTCGTGATGATCGCTCTTCTGGGCGGGATGGGGACGTTCTTCGGGCCGATGGTCGGCGCCGCGGTTTTCCTAGTCCTGGAGAATGTGGTTTCGGTGTGGACCGTTCACTGGCAGCTGATCGTTGGAGCCATCTTCATTGCATGCGTGTTGTTCTTCCCAGCCGGCATCTGGGGCACGCTGATCGCGCGGGGTAGACGATGAGCGCTGCGGCACGTCAGGCAGGAGACGTCATTCTGCGCACCAGGGGCGTCGGCAAGACGTTCGGAAAGTTTGTCGCCCTCAACAACATCTCGGCTGAGTTTGCCAGGGGAGCGATCACCTCCATTATTGGTCCGAATGGGGCAGGAAAGAGCACCTACTTCAACTTGCTGTGCGGCGCCTTTCCGCCGACGAAGGGCAGTGTTGAGTTTGAAGGCAAGGAGGTCGCCGGTCTGCCGCAACACCGCTTTGCGCATATGGGGATCGCAAAATCCTTTCAGATCACCAGCGTGTTTCCGCAGCTTACGACACGAGAGAACATCCGCGTTGGTGTGCAGGCGCTGGTGTCGCGATACGACATCTGGCGTCCCCGTGCGCGCCTGACCGAACTGACCGAGCGGGCGGACGAATTGCTGGCTCTCGTCGGGTTGTGGGAATCGCGGGAACGCGCGGCCAAGACGCTGGCCCATGGCGAGCAGCGGGCACTGGAGATCGGCATGGCGCTGGCCAGCCAGCCCCGCTTGCTGCTGCTGGACGAACCGACGGCCGGCATGAGCCCGGAAGAAACTCGGACCATGATGGATCTGATCGTGAAACTCGCCAAGGAGCGTACGGTCATTCTGGTCGAGCACAAGATGAAGCTGGTGCTGGGGATCAGCGATCGCATCCTGGTACTGCACCACGGAGAGCTGCTGGCCGAGGGAACGCCGCAAGAGGTTCGGCAGAACGAGGCGGTGAAGCGCGTCTATCTCGGCCAGCGGGAGCACTGACGCGATGCTGCAGATCAGCAAGCTCAATGCCTGGTATGGTGCAAGTCACGCATTGCAGGATATTAGTCTCGAGGTGACTCGGGGCGAGATCGTCTGTCTCATTGGCCGCAACGGGGCCGGCAAGACGACGACGCTCAAATCGATCATGGGCTTGATGGGGCGGACGCGCGGCTCGATCACCTTCAAGGGTGAAGAGTTGCTGCGCCAGCCGGCGCATGTGCGGTTTGCTTTGGGACTGGCCTACGTTCCAGAGGAGCGGCGGATTGTGCAGGGGCTCACCGTGCGAGAGAATCTGCGGCTCGGGCTGGTCGCATCGAAGGAGAAGAACCGTGAAGGCGAGCTAATCGACGAGATCGCTGCGATCTTCCCCCGACTGGCCGAGCGCATGGATCAAGAGGCGGTCACGATGTCCGGCGGCGAGCAGCAGATGCTGGCGATCGCGCGGGCAATGATCGCGAAGCCCGACCTGATCATGCTGGATGAGCCGTCGGAGGGCATCATGCCCGTCCTGGTCGACGAGATGTTCGAGTTGTTCCGCAACATGAAGGCGCAGGGAACGACGGTTCTGCTGGTCGAGCAGAACGTCGAACTCGCGCTCGGCATTGCCGATCGTGCCTACGTGCTGGACCAGGGGGCTGTCGTGCATCAGGCGTCCGCGCAGGCGCTGCTTGCCGACGACGAGATCAAGGAGCGCTACTGCTCAGTGTGAGCTGGCTCTCGGGTTCGTGCTTCTGTGACCCGAACCGGCTTCATTCCGCGGCGCTCGCGATCGCGTCGGCTTTCCGATTGCTGACGACGACCTTGATCGCGTCGTCCACGCGGTCCCGCGCGTATCTCAGCGCCATCGGCAGGTCGGCCAGCGGAAACGTATGCGTATGGATCCTGGTCGCGTCGAAACGCTTCGCGGCCATCAATTCCATCGCGCGGTGCGTTGCGCCGCGGCCTTCGCCCCGGATGCCGTAGGCGTAGATGTTGTTCCGGACGAGATGCGCGATATCCAGCGTCGCGGCCTCGTGCGGGAAGGCCGCTAGACAGATCTTGCCGCCGCGATTGGTCATGTGAATGGCCTGGTTGAGTGTCGCTTCGGTGCCGGCACATTCGACGACATAGTCCGCGCCGATCCCCCCTGTTAGTTGCTTCACGACATTGACGGCGTCTTCGTCGTTGATGTTGATGACGCGGTCGGCCCCCAATTCCCCGCCGATCGCCAGCCGCTTGTTGCGCGTACCGGTCAGGATAACCGGGCTTGCGCCGAGCGCCTTGGCCACCGCAACTGCGAGAAGACCGATCGGCCCCGGGCCGATCACCACGACGCTCTCGCCGGCCACCAATCCCCCCAATTCCGTCAAGCCATACATCGATGTCCCGGCAGTCACCACGAGCGTTGCTTCCGCGTCGCTCATGGTGTCGGGTACGCGCGCCAGCGTGTTGATGTGGTTGACCGCGTATTCGGCGAACCCGCCGTCGGTCGTAAAGCCGTTGGCGCGGTGACCCTTCTCGGGCTTTCCATAGTTGAGACAGGACGTGTACATGCCTTGGCGACAGCGTTTGCATTGGCCGCAGCCGGCGTGGATCTCGACGCTGACCCGCTCACCGATCCTGAACTCGTCGACATCAGGGCCAAGCGCGGCAACCGTGCCCATGTATTCGTGACCCGGCGTAAAGTTCTTGTTGAAGGGCGCGCCGCCCTGAATGCTTGCGGGCGGTCCGGCATGGATGATCTCGAGATCGGTGGCGCAGATCGCAACCGCGTCGATGCGCACCAGCACCTCGGCGCGCGACGGGGTCGGCGTCGGCTTCTCGCGCAGCAGGAGCTGGTCGGGGTCGCCAAGGACCCAGGCTTTCATCAGGTCGGGGACGGGAAGATCGGACGATGTCTTGACGCCGGGCGGTTGGTACATGGGCACTTCCTCTTTTGGCTGGCAGCCTAGCGCGAAACGGAGGTCTGCCGCGAGCATCCGATCGTTGGCATCCGGCCGCTGCATTTTGCTGCACGGCAGCAAGCGCGTCGCAAAACCTTCATGCGTGGTCTATACTTGGTCGCTCCGTTGATGTTGAAATCCGCATTGCATGCTCTCCCAGACCGGAGCCTCTCATGAAGACCGTCCGCCTTGTCCTCGCGTTGCTGGCGCTGACACTGATCGCGCCGTGGCAATCTGCCAGGGCGGCCGACGTGATCTGCTACAATTGCCCGCCGGAATGGGCAGATTGGGCCTCGATGCTGAAGGCGATCAAGGCGGACCTCAACTACGATATTCCGCATGACAACAAGAATTCCGGTCAGGCGCTGGCCCAGATCCTGGCCGAGAAGAGCAACCCGGTCGGCGACATCGGCTATTTCGGCGTCACTTTCGGCATGAAGGCCAAAGCCCAGGACGCGCTCGAGCCCTACAAGCCGGCGCACTGGGATCAGGTCCCCGCCGGTCTCAAGGATCCGGACGGCTATTGGACCACGATCCACTCCGGCACGCTCGGCCTGTTCGTGAACAAGGATGCGCTCGGCGGCAAGCCGGTGCCGGCCTGCTGGAAGGACCTCCTGAAGCCCGACTACAAGGGGATGGTCGGCTATCTCGACCCGTCGTCTGCGGCGGTCGGTTATGTCGGCGCGGTCGCCGTCAATCTGGCGCTGGGAGGCTCACCCATCAATTTCGATCCGGCGATCGCCTTCTTCAAGGAACTGCGCAAGAACGATCCGATCGTACCCAAACAGACGTCGTATGCCCGCGTGGTCTCCGGTGAGATGCCGATCCTGTTCGACTACGACTTCAACGCCTATCGCGCGAAATATTCGGAGAAGGGCAACTTCGAGTTTGTCATTCCCTGTGAGGGGTCGGTGGCGTTTCCCTATGTCGTCGGTCTGGTGAAGAACGCGCCCGACAAGGAGAAAGCCAAGAAGGTGATGGACTATCTCCTCTCCGACAAGGGGCAGGCGATCTGGACCAATGCCTATCTGCGCCCCTCGCGCCCGATCGAGCTGTCGGCTTCCGTGAAGGGCAAATTCCTCCCCGACAGCGACTATGCCCGCGCCAAGAGCGTGGATTGGGGCGAGATGGAAAACGTGCAAAAAGCCTTCGTCGACCGCTATCTCGCCGAAGTTCGCTGAGGCAATATGGTGCCCTTCGACGGGGCACCCTTCTTCCGATGCCGCAAAAATCCTTCGTTTGGCTCTGTCTGCTGCCGCTTTTGCTGGTGACGGCGGCGTTCTTTCTGTTGCCGATGGCCCGACTGGTGGTGGCGGGCGCCGAAGGGCCGCACGGGCTCGCCGGATATCTCGCCATCCTCACGGAAGGCCGCTATCGCGCGACGTTGATCAATACCGTGCTGCTGGCGGCGGCAACCACGGTCGTCACGCTGATCGTGGCGACGATCGCCGGAATGTTCCTGCAGCGGCACCGCTTTCCCGGGCGGGCCGTGCTGATCGCCATGCTGACGTTTCCGCTGGCCTTTCCCGGCGTGGTGGTCGGCTTCATGATCATTCTGCTGGCAGGCCGGCAAGGGCTGATCGGCGATCTCTCGAACCGGATATTCGGCGAGAAGTTCGTGTTCGCCTACTCGATCTACGGGCTCTTCCTCGGCTATCTCTATTTCTCGATCCCGCGCGTGATCCTGACCATCATGGCGGCCGTGCAGAAGCTCGACGTCGGGCTGGAAGAAGCTGCGCGTTCGCTTGGCGCCAGCCCGTGGGCGGTGCAGCGCGATGTCGTGCTGCCGGCACTGGCGCCGGCGTTCGTCGCGTCCGGCGCGATCGCCTTTGCGACCGCGATGGGTGCCTTCGGAACCGCGTTCACGCTGGCGACGAACATCGACGTGCTGCCGATGCTGATCTACACCGAGTTCACGCTGGCCGCCAATTTCGCGACCTCGGCAGCGCTGTCGGTGGGGCTTGGCCTGATCACCTGGCTCATCCTCGCGCTGGCCCGCACGTTCAGCGGCAGTGCGGTCGCGGCGG
This Bradyrhizobium sp. CCBAU 53421 DNA region includes the following protein-coding sequences:
- a CDS encoding ABC transporter ATP-binding protein; this translates as MLQISKLNAWYGASHALQDISLEVTRGEIVCLIGRNGAGKTTTLKSIMGLMGRTRGSITFKGEELLRQPAHVRFALGLAYVPEERRIVQGLTVRENLRLGLVASKEKNREGELIDEIAAIFPRLAERMDQEAVTMSGGEQQMLAIARAMIAKPDLIMLDEPSEGIMPVLVDEMFELFRNMKAQGTTVLLVEQNVELALGIADRAYVLDQGAVVHQASAQALLADDEIKERYCSV
- a CDS encoding ABC transporter substrate-binding protein — encoded protein: MKTVRLVLALLALTLIAPWQSARAADVICYNCPPEWADWASMLKAIKADLNYDIPHDNKNSGQALAQILAEKSNPVGDIGYFGVTFGMKAKAQDALEPYKPAHWDQVPAGLKDPDGYWTTIHSGTLGLFVNKDALGGKPVPACWKDLLKPDYKGMVGYLDPSSAAVGYVGAVAVNLALGGSPINFDPAIAFFKELRKNDPIVPKQTSYARVVSGEMPILFDYDFNAYRAKYSEKGNFEFVIPCEGSVAFPYVVGLVKNAPDKEKAKKVMDYLLSDKGQAIWTNAYLRPSRPIELSASVKGKFLPDSDYARAKSVDWGEMENVQKAFVDRYLAEVR
- a CDS encoding ABC transporter permease produces the protein MPQKSFVWLCLLPLLLVTAAFFLLPMARLVVAGAEGPHGLAGYLAILTEGRYRATLINTVLLAAATTVVTLIVATIAGMFLQRHRFPGRAVLIAMLTFPLAFPGVVVGFMIILLAGRQGLIGDLSNRIFGEKFVFAYSIYGLFLGYLYFSIPRVILTIMAAVQKLDVGLEEAARSLGASPWAVQRDVVLPALAPAFVASGAIAFATAMGAFGTAFTLATNIDVLPMLIYTEFTLAANFATSAALSVGLGLITWLILALARTFSGSAVAAAG
- a CDS encoding ABC transporter ATP-binding protein, producing MSAAARQAGDVILRTRGVGKTFGKFVALNNISAEFARGAITSIIGPNGAGKSTYFNLLCGAFPPTKGSVEFEGKEVAGLPQHRFAHMGIAKSFQITSVFPQLTTRENIRVGVQALVSRYDIWRPRARLTELTERADELLALVGLWESRERAAKTLAHGEQRALEIGMALASQPRLLLLDEPTAGMSPEETRTMMDLIVKLAKERTVILVEHKMKLVLGISDRILVLHHGELLAEGTPQEVRQNEAVKRVYLGQREH
- a CDS encoding zinc-binding dehydrogenase, which translates into the protein MYQPPGVKTSSDLPVPDLMKAWVLGDPDQLLLREKPTPTPSRAEVLVRIDAVAICATDLEIIHAGPPASIQGGAPFNKNFTPGHEYMGTVAALGPDVDEFRIGERVSVEIHAGCGQCKRCRQGMYTSCLNYGKPEKGHRANGFTTDGGFAEYAVNHINTLARVPDTMSDAEATLVVTAGTSMYGLTELGGLVAGESVVVIGPGPIGLLAVAVAKALGASPVILTGTRNKRLAIGGELGADRVININDEDAVNVVKQLTGGIGADYVVECAGTEATLNQAIHMTNRGGKICLAAFPHEAATLDIAHLVRNNIYAYGIRGEGRGATHRAMELMAAKRFDATRIHTHTFPLADLPMALRYARDRVDDAIKVVVSNRKADAIASAAE